One stretch of Nitratiruptor tergarcus DSM 16512 DNA includes these proteins:
- the accA gene encoding acetyl-CoA carboxylase carboxyl transferase subunit alpha has product MATYLDFEKKIQEIESELEAAKARGDSAAIEILEKDLEKEVAKTYKNLSDYQKLQLARHPDRPYALDYVRLIMHDYYEIHGDRCFRDDPAIVCFIGYVDNQKTMLIGEQKGRGTKNKIKRNFGMPHPEGYRKALRLAKMAEKFNIPVLMLVDTPGAYPGIGAEERGQSEAIARNLFEFSRLRVPTVSIVIGEGGSGGALAIGVADKLAMMRYSVFSVISPEGCAAILWNDPSKVEQATKALKITAEDLKELGLIDDIIEEPLIGAHRDKEGAAKLLKEYYLQSVAQLQQMSVEERLEKRYNKLMSMGRFSESEA; this is encoded by the coding sequence TTGGCAACATATCTTGATTTTGAAAAGAAGATCCAAGAGATTGAATCTGAACTTGAAGCTGCAAAAGCGCGGGGTGATAGTGCAGCAATAGAGATTTTAGAAAAAGATCTCGAAAAAGAGGTTGCTAAAACATACAAAAACCTTAGCGATTATCAAAAATTACAGCTTGCCCGCCATCCCGATCGCCCTTATGCTCTTGATTATGTGCGTTTGATTATGCATGATTACTATGAGATCCATGGCGATAGATGCTTTCGTGATGATCCTGCGATAGTCTGTTTTATTGGATATGTAGACAATCAAAAAACAATGCTTATTGGTGAGCAAAAGGGGCGTGGTACAAAAAATAAGATCAAGAGAAATTTTGGTATGCCCCACCCTGAAGGATATCGTAAAGCGCTGCGCCTTGCAAAAATGGCAGAGAAGTTTAATATTCCTGTGCTGATGCTTGTAGATACACCTGGAGCTTACCCTGGTATTGGTGCTGAAGAGCGTGGGCAGAGTGAAGCAATTGCAAGAAACCTTTTTGAATTTAGTAGACTGAGAGTCCCTACTGTATCAATTGTCATTGGAGAAGGTGGAAGTGGTGGAGCTCTTGCGATTGGTGTTGCGGATAAGCTTGCAATGATGCGCTACTCTGTCTTTAGCGTTATATCCCCTGAGGGATGTGCAGCAATTTTATGGAATGATCCTAGCAAAGTAGAGCAGGCCACGAAAGCACTCAAAATTACTGCTGAGGATCTCAAAGAGCTAGGCCTCATAGATGATATTATTGAAGAGCCTCTCATTGGAGCACACAGAGATAAAGAGGGTGCTGCAAAACTGCTTAAAGAGTATTACTTGCAAAGCGTTGCGCAGTTGCAGCAGATGAGCGTAGAAGAGAGATTAGAAAAACGCTATAATAAACTTATGAGTATGGGGAGATTTTCTGAGAGTGAGGCGTAG
- a CDS encoding 3'-5' exonuclease encodes MNKLEKLAYRLIKKDYPLEQFYALLQSIFGLTEDPELLYQTLLARGFPLAQKDDHILLKTAKTPFLKQEFVVVDIETNGSKPEFSQIIEIGAIKFQGSEIIDRFESFVFAEEVPEYITKLTGIELDDLAHAPGQKEVLLAFKKFLGDSVFVAHNVNFDYNFISRKLEQLGYEKLANRKLCSIDLARKTIQSERYGLEYLNENLGINTLVSHRAYADAFTAYKLVQMALEKIPDEIITTEDLIKFSKSAKKTKKATKASESTSLPADLPSCSQQS; translated from the coding sequence TTGAATAAATTAGAAAAACTTGCATATAGACTCATAAAAAAAGATTATCCTCTTGAGCAGTTTTATGCTCTTTTACAATCGATTTTTGGTTTGACCGAAGATCCTGAGCTACTCTACCAGACACTTCTTGCACGAGGATTTCCTCTAGCTCAAAAAGATGATCACATTCTTTTAAAAACTGCAAAAACCCCTTTTTTAAAGCAGGAGTTTGTAGTAGTCGATATTGAAACCAATGGAAGCAAACCTGAGTTTTCACAGATAATTGAGATTGGGGCGATAAAGTTTCAAGGAAGTGAAATTATTGATCGTTTTGAAAGTTTTGTCTTTGCTGAAGAGGTACCAGAATATATTACCAAACTAACAGGTATTGAGCTTGATGACCTGGCTCACGCTCCTGGTCAAAAAGAGGTCTTGCTAGCATTTAAGAAGTTTTTGGGTGATAGCGTATTTGTAGCCCATAATGTCAATTTTGATTACAACTTTATCTCACGAAAATTGGAACAGTTAGGCTATGAGAAACTAGCAAACAGGAAGCTCTGCTCTATAGATCTTGCAAGAAAAACAATTCAAAGTGAGCGGTATGGTTTAGAGTACCTCAATGAAAATCTTGGTATTAATACACTTGTGAGTCACCGCGCCTATGCAGATGCTTTTACAGCATACAAGCTTGTACAAATGGCATTGGAGAAGATTCCAGATGAAATTATTACTACTGAAGATCTGATTAAATTTAGCAAAAGTGCAAAAAAGACAAAAAAAGCTACAAAAGCCTCTGAATCAACTTCGCTCCCAGCAGATCTCCCCAGTTGTTCACAGCAGTCCTGA
- a CDS encoding phosphoribosylanthranilate isomerase: MRVKICGITNLEDALVAIEAGADALGFVFYPDSPRYIDPAKAAMIVADLPPFVERVGLFVNASKDFIEEVCKATNMSLAQLHFDVDEEFIESLAIKALPVVRARSKDDIKRFANRYRLVDAYVPQFGGAGKRVALEWFEGVDCSKIILAGGLTPQNVGEVKKYDFYGVDVSSGVEAKKGKKDPKKVREFIAKAKFE, translated from the coding sequence GTGCGCGTTAAAATATGTGGCATCACAAATCTTGAGGATGCTCTTGTTGCCATTGAAGCAGGGGCTGATGCTTTAGGATTTGTCTTCTATCCCGATTCACCTCGCTATATAGATCCTGCTAAGGCTGCTATGATCGTTGCTGATCTTCCCCCTTTTGTGGAGCGGGTAGGGCTTTTTGTCAATGCTTCAAAAGATTTTATCGAAGAGGTATGCAAGGCAACCAATATGAGTTTAGCACAACTCCATTTTGATGTGGATGAAGAGTTTATAGAATCACTTGCTATCAAAGCATTGCCGGTAGTAAGAGCACGCAGTAAAGATGATATCAAGAGGTTTGCCAACCGGTACCGCCTCGTGGATGCGTATGTTCCTCAGTTTGGAGGAGCAGGAAAAAGAGTGGCGCTTGAGTGGTTCGAAGGGGTAGATTGCTCCAAAATTATTTTAGCAGGTGGACTAACACCGCAAAATGTGGGTGAAGTGAAAAAGTATGATTTTTATGGTGTGGATGTAAGTAGCGGCGTAGAAGCAAAAAAAGGCAAAAAAGATCCCAAGAAGGTGCGCGAATTTATCGCAAAGGCAAAGTTTGAATAA
- the mraY gene encoding phospho-N-acetylmuramoyl-pentapeptide-transferase translates to MLYYLYTIFHLNLFQYITVRAGFAFFIAFIFTLLLLPRFIQWAQQKNSYQPIYSLAPEHHQKKGSTPTMGGVVFTFTTLLASFLSAKISNHFVIAAFLLICSYLYIGFIDDWGKVVKKSNTSGLTAKQKFLLQILFAFGVSLYLFFIAHLDSHLFIPFYKYPLFDMHLFALLFWTLVIVATSNAVNLTDGLDGLATVPSLFALASLGIISYLTGHAILSSYLLLPKISGAGELSVVAAAYAGSLIAFLWYNCHPAQIFMGDSGSLPLGAFIGYIAVVAKSEILLLLIGFVFVMEAVSVIIQVGSYKLRGRRVFLMAPIHHHFEEKKWDESKIIVRFWIIAFITNIIALITLKIR, encoded by the coding sequence ATGCTATACTATCTCTATACGATTTTTCATCTCAATCTTTTTCAATACATCACTGTACGAGCAGGATTTGCATTTTTTATAGCCTTTATATTTACACTCTTGCTTTTACCAAGATTTATTCAATGGGCCCAGCAAAAAAACTCCTATCAACCTATCTACTCTCTTGCCCCCGAACACCATCAAAAAAAGGGCTCCACTCCTACAATGGGTGGCGTTGTATTTACTTTTACTACACTCCTTGCATCTTTTCTCAGTGCAAAAATATCTAATCATTTTGTCATTGCTGCATTTTTACTCATTTGTAGTTATCTCTATATTGGCTTTATCGATGATTGGGGCAAAGTGGTAAAAAAATCCAATACGAGCGGACTTACAGCCAAGCAAAAGTTTCTTTTGCAGATATTATTTGCATTTGGTGTGAGTCTCTATCTCTTTTTCATAGCACATCTTGACTCTCATCTATTTATACCTTTTTACAAATACCCTCTTTTTGATATGCATCTTTTTGCACTTCTTTTTTGGACACTGGTGATTGTAGCTACATCCAATGCTGTTAATCTCACTGACGGACTTGATGGTCTTGCTACAGTCCCATCTCTTTTTGCTCTTGCATCATTAGGAATTATCAGCTATCTTACAGGCCATGCGATATTGAGCTCCTATCTTCTCTTGCCAAAAATCTCAGGCGCAGGAGAGCTAAGCGTCGTAGCTGCAGCTTACGCTGGCAGCCTTATAGCTTTTTTATGGTACAACTGCCACCCAGCACAAATTTTTATGGGAGATAGCGGGAGTTTACCGCTTGGAGCATTTATTGGCTATATTGCAGTAGTTGCAAAGAGTGAGATTTTGCTCCTGCTCATTGGGTTTGTGTTTGTTATGGAAGCTGTGAGTGTCATTATCCAAGTAGGAAGCTATAAACTGCGAGGTAGGCGCGTTTTTCTCATGGCTCCTATTCATCACCACTTTGAAGAGAAAAAATGGGATGAGAGCAAAATAATCGTGCGATTTTGGATTATCGCTTTTATTACAAACATTATAGCTCTTATTACACTAAAGATTCGTTAA
- the rpmB gene encoding 50S ribosomal protein L28, whose product MSKKCQITGKKPMTGHNVSHANNKTKRRFLPNMRTVRVTLPDGTKKKIKVSAKGLRILKKKNFELS is encoded by the coding sequence ATGTCTAAAAAGTGCCAAATTACAGGTAAAAAGCCGATGACTGGCCACAATGTCAGCCACGCAAATAATAAGACAAAGAGAAGATTTTTACCAAATATGAGAACTGTACGTGTTACACTTCCTGATGGAACGAAAAAGAAGATAAAAGTCTCAGCAAAAGGCTTACGCATCCTCAAAAAGAAAAACTTCGAACTCTCTTAA
- the murD gene encoding UDP-N-acetylmuramoyl-L-alanine--D-glutamate ligase: MIALFGTGKTTKAIAKKFKDVVFFEDISHAYKDEEGFFHRPSSDYDPTKFSIAVPSPGIPPSRELIQRAKNLLSEYDLFAATMPFSIWISGTNGKTTTTQMITHLLKKYGAVSGGNIGTPLAELSQNAPIWVLETSSFTLHYTRIAKPNLYVLLPITPDHISWHGSFAKYQAAKLKPLSFLKEGEVAIVPQKFANTPSNGYLIGYENIHELADFFGIVPEKTRFKGAFLLDAVLALAVSKILFDEIDYAAINSFTIEEHKQEEFYDKLGRLWVNDSKATNIDATLQVLKNYQDRHIHLILGGDNKGVDLEPLIQNLHNVSLYAIGKAAPHILDLAKKYSIEAIEAKTLSNAVKLIKKRHTRQSVAILSPACASLDQFSSYKERGTLLKKEVLS; the protein is encoded by the coding sequence ATGATAGCTCTTTTTGGCACAGGAAAGACAACAAAAGCAATTGCAAAAAAATTCAAAGATGTAGTCTTTTTTGAAGATATTTCTCATGCATATAAAGATGAGGAGGGGTTTTTTCATCGCCCTTCATCCGACTATGATCCAACGAAGTTTTCTATAGCAGTACCAAGTCCTGGCATTCCACCTTCTCGTGAGCTTATACAAAGAGCAAAAAATCTCTTAAGTGAATATGATCTCTTTGCTGCTACAATGCCCTTTAGCATTTGGATAAGTGGCACAAACGGAAAAACTACAACTACACAGATGATTACGCATCTACTCAAAAAATATGGTGCTGTCAGTGGAGGCAATATCGGCACTCCCCTAGCAGAGCTTTCGCAAAACGCCCCTATCTGGGTACTAGAGACAAGCTCCTTTACTCTTCACTACACACGTATTGCTAAACCAAATCTCTATGTTTTGCTCCCCATCACCCCCGATCACATCAGCTGGCATGGTAGTTTTGCCAAGTATCAGGCAGCAAAACTTAAACCTCTCTCATTTTTAAAAGAAGGAGAAGTAGCTATCGTTCCACAAAAGTTTGCAAATACTCCATCCAATGGCTACCTCATAGGATATGAAAATATCCATGAACTAGCCGATTTTTTTGGAATTGTTCCTGAGAAAACAAGATTTAAGGGGGCATTCCTCCTTGATGCCGTTTTAGCGCTAGCTGTGAGTAAAATTCTTTTTGATGAGATTGATTACGCAGCAATCAATAGCTTTACAATAGAAGAGCATAAGCAAGAGGAATTTTATGATAAGTTAGGGCGGCTTTGGGTTAATGATAGTAAAGCCACAAATATCGATGCAACACTGCAAGTTCTCAAAAACTATCAAGATCGCCATATCCATCTCATACTTGGAGGAGATAACAAAGGAGTGGATCTTGAGCCACTTATACAAAATCTGCACAATGTCTCCCTCTATGCAATAGGAAAAGCAGCTCCTCATATCTTAGATCTTGCAAAAAAATATAGCATCGAAGCAATAGAGGCAAAAACGCTTTCAAATGCGGTAAAACTCATCAAAAAGCGGCATACTCGCCAAAGCGTAGCAATCCTCTCCCCTGCTTGTGCGAGTCTCGATCAATTTAGCAGCTATAAAGAGCGAGGAACTCTTTTAAAAAAAGAAGTTTTAAGCTGA
- the rpe gene encoding ribulose-phosphate 3-epimerase — protein MLVAPSILSADFGILAKEVVSICEAGADLVHVDVMDGHFVPNMTIGPVVVKAVADVAMKPLDIHLMVEDNTFFIDLFAPLKPKYISFHYESEKHHHRIAQKIRSYDISPAIVINPATPVSCLSEIVKYVDMVLLMSVNPGFGGQKFIPIYDKIKELKSLIEAKNPSCLIEVDGGVSDKNIHALKAAGVDIVVAGSYIFGHRDYAAAIKSLKV, from the coding sequence ATGCTTGTAGCGCCAAGTATTTTGAGTGCAGATTTTGGGATATTGGCTAAAGAGGTTGTGTCGATTTGTGAAGCAGGAGCTGATCTTGTCCATGTTGATGTCATGGATGGTCACTTTGTGCCAAATATGACCATAGGTCCAGTTGTTGTAAAAGCTGTAGCAGATGTAGCGATGAAGCCGCTTGATATACATTTGATGGTAGAAGATAACACATTTTTTATAGATCTTTTTGCACCACTAAAGCCAAAATATATATCTTTTCACTATGAGAGTGAAAAGCATCACCATAGAATTGCGCAAAAGATACGATCCTATGATATCTCTCCAGCAATTGTTATCAACCCAGCAACGCCTGTAAGTTGCTTGAGTGAAATAGTAAAATATGTGGATATGGTACTTTTAATGAGTGTTAATCCAGGATTTGGTGGGCAAAAATTTATCCCAATCTATGATAAAATCAAAGAGCTTAAAAGTCTTATAGAAGCAAAAAATCCTTCTTGCCTCATAGAAGTAGATGGGGGAGTGAGTGACAAAAATATTCATGCGCTCAAAGCTGCTGGAGTTGATATTGTAGTTGCTGGCAGCTACATTTTTGGTCATAGAGACTATGCTGCAGCTATAAAGAGCCTCAAGGTGTAG
- the argJ gene encoding bifunctional glutamate N-acetyltransferase/amino-acid acetyltransferase ArgJ, producing MHFQLLPLANSIADVDGFFCDGVHAGLKKDGPDIGFIYSDTLCDISAIFTSNRFQAAPIKHFQKHAITQTNFILTNSKNANAMTGKAGIEDIEEILSSLDFPMQNPLMSSTGVIGVRLTKEKIIDAAKKFHLQAKNADNFAHSIMTTDTFPKSVGFEVHLEDGKSFRIAGVAKGAGMIDPALATMLCFIVTDAAIPKEDMDKLLRKNAETSFNAISVDGDRSTNDSVFLLANGKSEIYEKESFDFALQQIMHRLALLIVKDGEGAKKLVAFKITGAKSKEEAKKAAKALTNSLLVKTALFGEDPNWGRIASTIGASGVTCDEEKLRIAFEDVLVYDRGEILFNKEQEEKAHKVMQKEEFAITCDLGVGEENFTAYGCDLGYEYVKINAEYRT from the coding sequence ATGCACTTCCAGCTCTTACCACTAGCAAATAGTATTGCAGATGTCGATGGCTTTTTTTGCGATGGAGTGCATGCGGGACTCAAAAAGGATGGACCTGACATAGGCTTCATCTATAGCGATACTCTGTGTGATATAAGTGCAATTTTTACTTCTAACCGTTTTCAAGCTGCGCCAATTAAACATTTTCAAAAACATGCTATCACACAAACAAATTTCATTCTAACCAATTCCAAAAACGCCAATGCGATGACAGGCAAAGCTGGTATAGAAGATATCGAAGAGATTCTCTCCTCTTTAGATTTTCCCATGCAAAATCCTCTCATGAGCTCAACTGGCGTCATTGGAGTGAGACTTACTAAAGAAAAGATTATAGATGCAGCTAAAAAGTTTCATCTGCAAGCAAAAAATGCAGACAACTTCGCTCACTCCATCATGACAACCGATACGTTTCCAAAAAGTGTTGGGTTTGAAGTGCACTTAGAAGATGGAAAGAGCTTTCGTATTGCTGGCGTTGCAAAAGGTGCTGGGATGATTGATCCAGCACTGGCAACAATGCTTTGCTTTATTGTAACAGACGCCGCAATTCCAAAAGAGGATATGGATAAGCTTCTTAGAAAAAATGCTGAAACATCCTTCAATGCAATAAGTGTAGATGGAGACAGATCTACTAACGATTCAGTCTTTTTACTAGCAAATGGCAAAAGCGAAATATATGAAAAAGAGTCTTTTGATTTTGCACTACAGCAGATCATGCACCGTTTAGCACTCCTTATAGTCAAAGATGGAGAAGGGGCAAAAAAACTTGTAGCTTTCAAGATTACAGGCGCTAAGTCAAAAGAGGAAGCAAAAAAAGCTGCAAAAGCACTCACAAACTCTTTGCTTGTCAAAACCGCTCTTTTTGGCGAGGATCCAAACTGGGGACGCATAGCTTCTACTATAGGTGCAAGCGGTGTGACATGTGATGAAGAGAAACTTCGCATCGCATTTGAAGATGTTTTAGTCTATGATAGAGGAGAGATCCTCTTTAACAAAGAGCAAGAAGAAAAAGCTCATAAAGTTATGCAAAAAGAGGAGTTTGCAATTACGTGCGATCTTGGCGTTGGAGAAGAGAATTTTACAGCCTATGGCTGTGACTTAGGATACGAATATGTCAAGATTAATGCGGAATACAGAACCTAA
- the brnA gene encoding type II toxin-antitoxin system BrnA family antitoxin, translating to MKSITAKEFDEKFDRGEDISEYLDFGKAKRVGEVKKQPTKKINIDLPQNILNLIDEEASKIGVARQALLKVWIVERLKEELSKPL from the coding sequence ATGAAGAGTATAACGGCTAAAGAGTTTGATGAGAAGTTTGATAGAGGCGAAGATATAAGTGAGTATCTTGATTTTGGTAAGGCTAAAAGAGTAGGAGAAGTTAAAAAGCAGCCTACCAAAAAGATAAATATCGACCTACCTCAAAACATCCTCAATCTCATCGATGAGGAAGCAAGTAAAATAGGAGTGGCAAGGCAGGCACTGCTGAAAGTGTGGATAGTGGAGAGGCTCAAAGAGGAACTATCCAAGCCATTGTGA
- a CDS encoding beta-ketoacyl-ACP synthase II — protein sequence MRRVVITGLGMINALGHDKESAFDAIVRGESGVDTITLFDPSNQSVRIAAEVKDFDPKTVMDPKEVKKADRFIQLGIKAAREAMADAGIDESVEREKFGISSASGIGGLATIEKNAVICHTRGPRRISPFFIPSALANMLGGFISIEHKLKGPNLSSVTACAAGTHAITEAAKTIMLGGADRMLVVGAEAAICPIGIGGFAAMKALSTYNDDPKHASRPFDAKRNGFVMGEGSGALVLEEYEAAKARGAKIYAELVGFGESGDANHITTPAPEGEGAYRAMRAALQMAGVTKVDYINAHGTSTKYNDWYETMAIKKAFGGKENCPPVSSTKGQTAHCLGAAGAIEAVITLMAMERGIIPPTINYEEPDPDCNLDYVPNVAREAKIEVAMSNSFGFGGTNGVVVFKKV from the coding sequence TTGAGACGAGTGGTAATAACCGGGCTCGGTATGATCAATGCACTAGGACATGATAAAGAGAGTGCTTTTGATGCTATTGTAAGAGGAGAGAGTGGAGTAGATACAATTACACTTTTTGATCCTTCAAATCAATCTGTACGTATAGCTGCAGAGGTAAAAGATTTTGATCCCAAAACAGTAATGGATCCTAAAGAGGTGAAAAAGGCTGACAGATTTATTCAACTAGGTATCAAAGCTGCTAGAGAAGCTATGGCTGATGCGGGAATTGATGAGAGTGTAGAGCGCGAAAAGTTTGGTATCAGTTCTGCTTCAGGCATCGGGGGTCTTGCAACAATAGAGAAAAATGCTGTCATCTGCCACACAAGAGGTCCACGACGTATTAGCCCATTTTTTATCCCTTCCGCATTAGCGAATATGCTAGGGGGATTTATCTCTATTGAGCATAAACTCAAAGGTCCAAACCTCTCAAGTGTTACTGCATGTGCAGCAGGAACACATGCGATTACTGAGGCCGCCAAGACTATCATGCTAGGTGGTGCTGATCGCATGCTTGTAGTGGGAGCTGAAGCTGCTATCTGCCCTATTGGAATAGGAGGATTTGCAGCAATGAAGGCGCTCTCAACTTATAACGATGATCCAAAACACGCTTCACGCCCGTTTGATGCCAAGAGAAATGGCTTTGTGATGGGAGAGGGGAGTGGTGCATTGGTGCTTGAAGAGTATGAAGCAGCAAAAGCAAGAGGTGCGAAGATCTATGCTGAGCTCGTTGGATTTGGAGAAAGTGGTGATGCAAACCATATTACAACGCCAGCTCCAGAGGGAGAAGGGGCATATAGAGCGATGCGAGCAGCACTCCAAATGGCAGGTGTGACAAAAGTAGACTATATCAATGCTCATGGTACAAGTACTAAGTATAATGACTGGTATGAGACGATGGCAATCAAAAAAGCTTTTGGAGGCAAAGAGAACTGTCCACCGGTAAGCTCCACAAAAGGACAAACTGCACACTGCCTAGGTGCAGCGGGGGCAATTGAGGCAGTTATTACTCTCATGGCAATGGAGAGAGGCATTATTCCTCCTACAATCAACTATGAAGAGCCAGATCCTGATTGTAATCTCGATTATGTTCCGAATGTAGCGCGAGAGGCAAAGATCGAAGTTGCGATGAGCAACTCTTTTGGATTTGGCGGGACAAACGGTGTAGTAGTATTTAAAAAGGTCTGA
- the fabG gene encoding 3-oxoacyl-ACP reductase FabG, producing the protein MKFGGKNVLVTGASRGIGAKIAEVLAGYGLKVWINYRSSAQEADRLKEKIEAAGGEAAVIGFDVSDEKAFVDAIKTIIDSDGELSYLVNNAGITKDKLAIRMSVEDFEAVIRANLTSAFIGCREALKVMSKKRFGSVVNISSIVGETGNAGQVNYSASKGGMIAMTKSFALEGAARGIRFNSVTPGFIATDMTDALKDDIKQSYIEKIPLRRFGDPEEVAETVAFLLSDGASYITGETIKVNGGMYL; encoded by the coding sequence ATGAAATTTGGCGGTAAAAATGTGCTTGTAACTGGCGCTAGCAGAGGAATTGGCGCAAAGATTGCTGAGGTTTTAGCTGGATATGGCCTCAAAGTTTGGATCAACTATCGCAGCAGTGCGCAAGAGGCAGATAGACTCAAAGAAAAGATTGAGGCTGCTGGAGGTGAAGCTGCAGTTATCGGATTTGATGTGAGTGATGAGAAGGCTTTTGTAGATGCAATCAAAACAATCATCGATAGCGATGGGGAGCTAAGCTACCTTGTAAACAATGCAGGTATTACAAAAGATAAACTTGCTATTCGCATGAGCGTGGAGGATTTTGAAGCAGTTATTAGAGCAAATCTTACAAGTGCTTTTATCGGTTGTAGAGAGGCTTTGAAAGTTATGAGCAAAAAGCGCTTTGGTAGTGTTGTGAACATCTCTTCTATCGTTGGTGAGACGGGAAATGCTGGACAAGTAAATTATAGTGCTAGTAAGGGTGGGATGATAGCGATGACAAAATCTTTTGCTCTTGAGGGTGCAGCAAGAGGGATTCGCTTCAATAGCGTAACACCTGGCTTTATTGCTACCGATATGACAGATGCGCTCAAAGATGATATCAAACAGAGCTACATCGAAAAAATACCTCTGCGACGTTTTGGAGATCCAGAAGAAGTAGCCGAGACTGTAGCCTTTTTGCTCAGTGATGGTGCAAGTTATATCACAGGTGAAACAATCAAAGTCAATGGTGGTATGTATTTATAA
- a CDS encoding DUF465 domain-containing protein, with amino-acid sequence MLEEFPQELIQKIRQENPHFDKIIEKHEELKRIVHEVEEGREHMEDLELEKLKLEKLRLKDEAYQIVMQYKKEHGL; translated from the coding sequence ATGCTAGAAGAGTTTCCACAAGAGTTGATCCAAAAAATCAGACAAGAAAACCCACACTTCGATAAAATCATAGAAAAACATGAAGAACTTAAAAGAATAGTTCACGAAGTAGAAGAGGGACGCGAGCATATGGAAGATCTCGAGCTTGAAAAACTCAAACTCGAAAAACTGCGCCTCAAAGATGAAGCATACCAGATCGTTATGCAATACAAAAAAGAGCATGGACTATAA
- a CDS encoding BrnT family toxin, translated as MHIEYDPNKSKANKQKHGLDFEEARELFENDDSLIVPAKIIDGEERYALIGYLDGKCYVAIFTYRGENIRIISVRRCRKNEERNYEEYNG; from the coding sequence GTGCATATCGAATACGATCCAAACAAAAGTAAAGCCAATAAGCAAAAGCATGGCTTAGACTTTGAGGAGGCTAGAGAGCTCTTTGAAAATGACGACTCACTCATCGTGCCAGCCAAGATTATTGATGGCGAGGAGCGATATGCGCTTATCGGCTATCTCGATGGCAAGTGCTATGTGGCAATATTCACCTATAGAGGTGAAAATATCAGGATCATAAGTGTGAGAAGATGTAGAAAAAACGAGGAGAGAAACTATGAAGAGTATAACGGCTAA
- the acpP gene encoding acyl carrier protein, which produces MADIFEQVKEVVVEQLNANPDEVKPESRFVEDLGADSLDVVELVMALEEKFGIEIPDEDAEKIQTVEDAVKYIQEHKS; this is translated from the coding sequence ATGGCAGATATTTTTGAACAGGTGAAAGAGGTTGTTGTTGAGCAACTTAATGCAAATCCTGATGAGGTAAAACCTGAATCAAGATTTGTTGAAGATCTCGGTGCTGATAGCCTCGATGTAGTAGAGCTTGTTATGGCGCTTGAAGAGAAGTTTGGTATTGAGATTCCAGATGAGGATGCAGAAAAGATCCAAACAGTTGAAGATGCAGTAAAATATATCCAAGAGCATAAATCTTAA